Proteins co-encoded in one Paracoccus aestuarii genomic window:
- the guaB gene encoding IMP dehydrogenase, translated as MQIREALTFDDVLLVPAASTVLPSTADVTTNVTRTIRMNIPLLSSAMDTVTESRMAIAMAQAGGMGVIHRNLTIDQQAAEVSRVKRFESGIVYDPITLRPDQTLADAKALQDRYNVTGFPVVDEQGRVLGIVTNRDMRFASDDRTPVHAMMTGDNLAVLREPADRAEAISLMKSRRIEKLLVTDGQGKLTGLLTLKDTEKAVLNPLACKDDLGRLRVAAASTVGDEGFERSQALIEAGVDMVVIDTAHGHSAGVARAVERVKAFSNQVQVVAGNVATAEATRALIGAGADAVKVGIGPGSICTTRIVAGVGVPQLTAIMDAVSGADGVPIIADGGIKYSGDFAKAIAAGASCAMVGSAIAGTDESPGEVILYQGRSFKSYRGMGSLGAMARGSADRYFQKDAASDKLVPEGIEGQVPYKGSAGAVVHQLVGGLRAAMGYTGCATVEEMRANCQFVRITGAGLKESHVHDVQITRESPNYRLG; from the coding sequence ATGCAGATTCGTGAGGCTCTTACTTTCGACGACGTGCTTCTGGTTCCGGCCGCCTCGACGGTGCTGCCGTCGACAGCCGACGTGACCACGAACGTCACCCGCACCATCCGGATGAACATCCCGCTGCTGTCCTCGGCCATGGACACGGTCACCGAAAGCCGCATGGCCATCGCCATGGCGCAGGCGGGGGGCATGGGCGTCATCCATCGCAACCTGACCATCGACCAGCAGGCCGCCGAGGTCAGCCGCGTCAAGCGGTTCGAGAGCGGCATCGTCTATGACCCGATCACGCTGCGCCCCGACCAGACCCTGGCCGATGCCAAGGCGCTGCAGGACCGCTACAACGTCACCGGCTTTCCGGTGGTGGACGAACAGGGCCGCGTGCTGGGCATCGTGACGAACCGCGACATGCGGTTCGCCAGCGACGACCGCACCCCGGTCCATGCGATGATGACCGGCGACAACCTGGCCGTCCTGCGCGAACCCGCCGACCGGGCCGAGGCGATCAGCCTGATGAAGTCGCGCCGCATCGAAAAGCTGCTGGTCACCGACGGGCAGGGCAAGCTGACCGGCCTGCTGACGCTGAAGGACACCGAAAAGGCCGTCCTGAACCCGCTTGCCTGCAAGGACGATCTGGGCCGGCTGCGCGTGGCCGCCGCATCGACCGTGGGCGACGAAGGCTTCGAGCGCAGCCAGGCGCTGATCGAGGCCGGGGTGGACATGGTCGTCATCGACACCGCGCATGGCCATTCGGCGGGCGTCGCGCGGGCGGTGGAACGGGTCAAGGCGTTCTCGAACCAGGTTCAGGTCGTGGCGGGCAATGTCGCCACCGCCGAGGCGACGCGCGCCCTGATCGGCGCGGGCGCGGATGCCGTCAAGGTCGGCATCGGGCCGGGCAGCATCTGCACCACCCGCATCGTCGCGGGCGTGGGCGTGCCGCAGCTGACGGCGATCATGGATGCGGTCTCGGGCGCGGACGGGGTTCCGATCATCGCCGATGGCGGGATCAAGTATTCGGGCGATTTCGCCAAGGCCATTGCCGCCGGCGCCAGCTGCGCCATGGTCGGCAGCGCCATCGCCGGGACGGATGAAAGCCCGGGCGAGGTCATCCTGTATCAGGGCCGCAGCTTCAAGTCCTATCGCGGGATGGGGTCCCTGGGGGCGATGGCGCGCGGTTCCGCCGATCGATATTTCCAGAAGGACGCCGCCAGCGACAAGCTGGTCCCCGAGGGGATCGAGGGCCAGGTCCCCTACAAGGGATCGGCGGGTGCGGTCGTGCATCAGCTGGTCGGCGGTCTGCGCGCCGCCATGGGCTATACCGGCTGCGCCACCGTCGAGGAGATGCGCGCGAATTGCCAGTTCGTACGCATCACCGGCGCGGGGCTGAAGGAAAGCCACGTCCATGACGTGCAGATCACCCGCGAAAGCCCGAACTACCGCCTCGGCTGA
- a CDS encoding cytochrome c oxidase subunit I: MTDATHSGTASGVLPDGTAIDRADIATNPPQRALHLHRELDRVWADLPGWRGFFTSVNHGTIGLRFMATSFVFFAIGGVLAMLIRAQLATREGAFLDTDLYNQIFTMHGTIMMFLFAIPMLEGLGLWLLPKILGARDMAFPRLSALGYFCYLFGGSVIVLSLLFGVAPDDGWFMYTPLSDRTHSPGVNADVWLLGVTFVEISAMAAAVEITVTILRCRAAHMPLTRMPLMGWYLLGTSVMMLVGFPPLILGSILLEVQRAFDWPFFDVARGGDPLLWQHLFWLFGHPEVYIIFLPAAGALSTIIPVLSRTTILGYGAIVAAIIGLVFLSFGLWVHHMFTVGIPHMALAFFSAASALVAVPTAVQIFAWIGTMWDGKVQMRLPMLYVMGFFATFVMGGLTGVMLAMVPFNWQAHDTAFVTAHLHYVLIGGFVFPMLAAVTYWMPLICGRWRIRGLGEAAFWLILIGFHGTFFLMHLTGLLGMPRRIDVYPGNPEWEWLNLTSSVFGMIQSAGFALFAFDIIMQWLFGRRSWRNPWKAPTLDWAMPVPSPSYNFASLPGPRQPDADAILPLARGEGLLPGAPRGLRETLVVEPASGRPQHVAVLATNTALPVLTSAAIGSFFGAMLLGFYWLAPLGILATIIVAWRWGAIMGSTEDRAPAQVAPDLHLPLHFQVRNTLALTGAVALLVGDATLYASLLFGVGFLTVVAPGWPAPPSGLEMPVLVAGLAAVAAMAVGSVAARLAEANRARPSGHLWTLVGTGMAVLALVMLGVVAMGLDDPTRHARDALRGVVVGFAVAHGVIAGLLALRSHLDHRQGRVGANRYGAIPGWRLFQDFWLATSAISLAVVLAQEVL, encoded by the coding sequence ATGACCGACGCCACCCATTCCGGCACGGCCTCCGGCGTCCTGCCCGACGGCACCGCCATCGACCGCGCGGATATCGCAACGAACCCCCCGCAGCGCGCGCTGCACCTGCATCGCGAGCTGGACCGGGTCTGGGCGGACCTGCCCGGCTGGCGGGGGTTCTTCACCTCGGTGAACCACGGCACGATCGGGCTGCGCTTCATGGCGACGTCCTTCGTCTTTTTCGCGATCGGCGGCGTTCTGGCCATGCTGATCCGTGCCCAGCTGGCCACCCGCGAGGGGGCCTTCCTGGACACGGATCTGTACAACCAGATCTTCACCATGCACGGCACGATCATGATGTTCCTGTTCGCCATCCCCATGCTGGAAGGGCTGGGACTGTGGCTGTTGCCAAAGATCCTGGGCGCAAGGGACATGGCCTTTCCCCGGCTCTCGGCGCTTGGTTATTTCTGCTATCTGTTCGGCGGATCGGTGATCGTTCTGTCGCTGCTGTTCGGGGTGGCGCCGGATGACGGCTGGTTCATGTACACGCCGCTGTCGGACCGGACCCACTCGCCGGGCGTGAATGCCGATGTCTGGCTGCTGGGCGTGACCTTCGTCGAGATCAGCGCCATGGCCGCCGCGGTCGAGATCACCGTCACCATCCTGCGCTGCCGCGCGGCGCATATGCCGCTGACCCGGATGCCGCTGATGGGGTGGTATCTGCTGGGCACCAGCGTGATGATGCTGGTGGGCTTTCCGCCGCTGATCCTGGGATCCATCCTGCTGGAGGTGCAGCGCGCCTTCGACTGGCCCTTCTTCGACGTGGCACGGGGCGGCGATCCGCTGCTGTGGCAGCACCTGTTCTGGCTGTTCGGCCATCCCGAGGTCTATATCATCTTCCTGCCCGCCGCGGGTGCGCTGTCGACGATCATTCCGGTCCTGTCGCGCACGACGATCCTGGGCTACGGCGCCATCGTGGCGGCGATCATCGGGCTGGTCTTTCTGTCCTTCGGGCTGTGGGTGCACCACATGTTCACGGTGGGCATCCCGCATATGGCGCTGGCCTTCTTCAGCGCCGCATCCGCGCTGGTGGCGGTGCCGACGGCGGTGCAGATCTTTGCCTGGATCGGCACGATGTGGGACGGCAAGGTGCAGATGCGGCTGCCGATGCTCTATGTCATGGGGTTCTTTGCGACCTTCGTGATGGGCGGGCTGACGGGCGTGATGCTGGCCATGGTGCCCTTCAACTGGCAGGCCCATGACACGGCCTTCGTCACGGCGCATCTGCATTACGTGCTGATCGGCGGCTTCGTCTTTCCGATGCTGGCGGCGGTCACCTACTGGATGCCGCTGATCTGCGGGCGCTGGCGCATCCGCGGCCTGGGCGAGGCGGCCTTCTGGCTGATCCTGATCGGGTTTCACGGCACCTTCTTCCTGATGCACCTGACGGGCCTTCTGGGCATGCCGCGCCGCATCGACGTCTATCCGGGCAATCCGGAATGGGAATGGCTGAACCTGACCTCCTCGGTCTTCGGGATGATCCAGTCGGCGGGCTTTGCGCTGTTCGCCTTCGACATCATCATGCAATGGCTGTTCGGGCGGCGCAGCTGGCGCAACCCGTGGAAGGCGCCGACGCTGGACTGGGCGATGCCGGTGCCGTCGCCCTCCTACAATTTCGCCTCGTTGCCGGGGCCGCGCCAGCCCGACGCGGATGCGATCCTGCCCTTGGCGCGGGGCGAGGGGTTGCTGCCCGGCGCGCCGCGCGGCCTGCGCGAGACCTTGGTCGTCGAGCCCGCATCCGGCCGACCCCAGCATGTCGCGGTCCTGGCCACGAACACGGCCCTGCCGGTCCTGACATCGGCCGCGATCGGCAGCTTCTTCGGCGCGATGCTGCTGGGGTTCTATTGGCTGGCGCCCTTGGGCATCCTGGCCACGATCATCGTCGCATGGCGGTGGGGGGCGATCATGGGATCGACCGAGGATCGGGCGCCCGCGCAGGTGGCCCCGGACCTGCATCTGCCGCTGCATTTCCAGGTCCGCAACACGCTGGCCCTGACGGGGGCGGTGGCGCTGCTGGTGGGGGATGCGACGCTCTATGCCTCGCTGCTGTTCGGGGTGGGCTTTCTGACGGTCGTGGCCCCCGGCTGGCCCGCCCCGCCGAGCGGGCTGGAGATGCCGGTCCTGGTCGCGGGGCTGGCCGCCGTCGCCGCGATGGCGGTCGGATCGGTCGCCGCCCGTCTGGCCGAGGCGAACCGCGCCCGCCCCTCGGGGCATCTGTGGACGCTGGTCGGCACCGGCATGGCGGTCCTGGCGCTGGTCATGCTGGGCGTGGTGGCGATGGGCCTCGATGATCCGACGCGTCATGCGCGCGACGCGCTGCGCGGTGTGGTTGTCGGCTTTGCCGTGGCGCATGGGGTGATCGCTGGCCTTTTGGCGCTGCGGTCGCATCTGGACCACCGGCAGGGCCGGGTCGGGGCGAACCGCTATGGCGCGATCCCGGGATGGCGGCTGTTCCAGGACTTCTGGCTGGCGACCTCGGCCATCTCGCTGGCGGTGGTGCTGGCGCAGGAGGTGCTGTGA
- a CDS encoding OmpP1/FadL family transporter — protein sequence MKFAITGTAALLLGTAPVLAGGIERAPQSLAPLFEQGNYVELSFGGVDPTVEGRDTAGFRTGDVAQGYGFGGLAYKHQFTPGISGAIIIEQPFGADIRYPTQPGFPPNPEDEGSVLLGGTAARVDSTTFTAIGRYQFQNNFSVHGGLRGSRADGEVTLNGCAYSNPLLPTPCSGGVQGYNVVLESNTATGFVAGAAYELPAIAARVALTYNSKVDHDFRIRETGPLVDPDGPGPIPALPLLEGTSTLTVSTPKSWNLDFQSGVAPGTLVFGSVRWVEWSAFRVDPERFVAVTGGGLVELEDTTTYTLGVGRQFNETWSGSAAFTFEKKGDDLVSPLAPTNGRRGITLAAIYNQGPLRVTTGINYTKLGDASPETGTPDTARARMEGSDALGIGVRVGYRF from the coding sequence ATGAAATTCGCAATCACGGGCACCGCCGCGCTGCTGCTGGGGACGGCCCCGGTTCTGGCCGGGGGGATCGAACGCGCGCCCCAATCGCTGGCGCCGCTGTTCGAACAGGGCAACTACGTCGAGCTCAGCTTCGGCGGCGTCGATCCGACGGTCGAGGGCCGCGACACCGCGGGCTTCCGCACCGGCGACGTGGCGCAGGGCTACGGCTTCGGGGGTCTGGCCTACAAGCACCAGTTCACGCCCGGCATCTCGGGCGCCATCATCATCGAGCAGCCCTTCGGCGCCGACATCCGCTATCCCACCCAGCCCGGCTTTCCGCCGAACCCGGAGGACGAGGGCTCGGTCCTTCTGGGCGGCACCGCGGCGCGGGTCGATTCGACGACCTTCACGGCGATCGGGCGGTATCAGTTCCAGAACAATTTCTCGGTCCATGGCGGCCTGCGCGGCTCGCGCGCCGATGGCGAGGTGACGCTGAACGGATGTGCATACTCTAACCCGTTGCTTCCAACGCCGTGCTCTGGAGGGGTTCAAGGTTACAACGTGGTGCTGGAATCCAACACCGCGACCGGCTTCGTCGCAGGCGCGGCCTACGAGCTGCCCGCGATTGCGGCGCGCGTGGCCCTGACCTACAATTCCAAGGTCGATCACGACTTCCGCATCCGCGAGACCGGCCCGCTGGTCGATCCCGACGGGCCCGGCCCGATCCCGGCCCTGCCGCTCCTGGAGGGGACGTCGACCCTGACCGTCTCGACCCCGAAAAGCTGGAACCTGGACTTCCAGTCGGGCGTGGCGCCCGGCACGCTGGTCTTCGGCTCGGTCCGTTGGGTGGAATGGAGCGCCTTCCGCGTCGATCCGGAACGCTTCGTCGCGGTGACCGGCGGCGGGCTGGTCGAGCTGGAGGACACGACGACCTACACCCTGGGCGTCGGCCGCCAGTTCAACGAGACCTGGTCCGGCTCGGCCGCCTTCACCTTCGAGAAGAAGGGCGATGACCTGGTCTCGCCCCTGGCCCCGACCAACGGGCGCCGCGGCATCACCTTGGCCGCTATATACAACCAGGGACCGCTGCGGGTCACGACGGGCATCAACTACACCAAGCTGGGCGATGCCAGCCCCGAGACGGGCACCCCCGACACCGCCCGCGCGCGGATGGAGGGCAGCGACGCCCTGGGCATCGGCGTGCGCGTCGGCTACCGGTTCTGA
- a CDS encoding ferric reductase-like transmembrane domain-containing protein, translating into MTQHAHPARHIRPEDHDLAVWSRAIAWILLAVILIALPFVVILAGDPPAARGFLRDFSLGLGFSALSLAGMQFALTGRIKPLLHPFGADIVVVFHRFLSWGLVALMLGHFAILYIWHQDDLGVLNPMHAEPHMTAGRVAMGCFVALVASSELRQRLGLDYLWWRRLHVALALLGFGAAIWHVLGAGHFTGRDGTRGLWLGATLAWLGLIAWTRLWRPWQQWRNPWRVVQNRDEGDGVRTLVLRPEGRPLTGWRPGQFAWLAVGTSPFALREHPFTISTAPDKGPELSISIKPLGDDSERLSKTPEGTIAYVDGPYGTFSIDREADSGGFVMIAGGVGITPLIANLHALQERRDPRPVILLYASKDWEEIAFREELRRIARDIDLRVIHVIQDPPEDDWPPQDHETREGMIDADLLADLLPDESRDWPHMLCGPAPMLEAVRKALRDKGVPLARIDSEIFEMV; encoded by the coding sequence ATGACCCAGCACGCCCATCCGGCCCGCCATATCCGCCCCGAGGACCATGACCTTGCCGTATGGAGCCGCGCCATCGCGTGGATCCTGCTGGCGGTCATCCTGATCGCCCTGCCCTTCGTGGTGATCCTGGCGGGCGACCCGCCCGCCGCACGGGGCTTTCTGCGCGATTTCTCACTGGGGCTGGGGTTTTCGGCCCTGTCTCTGGCGGGGATGCAATTCGCGCTGACCGGTCGGATCAAGCCGCTGCTGCACCCGTTCGGGGCCGATATCGTGGTGGTGTTCCACCGCTTTCTCAGCTGGGGACTGGTGGCGCTGATGCTGGGGCATTTCGCCATCCTCTATATCTGGCACCAGGACGATCTGGGCGTGCTGAACCCGATGCATGCCGAACCGCATATGACGGCGGGCCGCGTCGCGATGGGCTGCTTCGTGGCGCTGGTCGCCAGCTCGGAGCTGCGCCAGAGGCTGGGGCTGGACTATCTGTGGTGGCGCAGGCTGCATGTCGCGCTGGCACTGCTGGGCTTTGGTGCGGCAATCTGGCACGTGCTGGGCGCGGGCCATTTCACCGGGCGCGACGGCACGCGCGGGCTGTGGCTGGGCGCGACGCTGGCCTGGCTGGGCCTGATCGCCTGGACCCGGCTGTGGCGCCCGTGGCAGCAATGGCGCAACCCCTGGCGCGTGGTCCAGAACCGCGACGAGGGCGACGGTGTGCGCACCTTGGTCCTGCGCCCCGAGGGACGGCCCCTGACCGGCTGGCGCCCGGGCCAGTTCGCCTGGCTGGCCGTCGGCACATCGCCCTTCGCGCTGCGTGAACATCCCTTCACCATCTCGACCGCGCCCGACAAGGGGCCGGAGCTGTCAATCTCGATCAAGCCTCTGGGCGATGACAGCGAACGCCTGTCCAAAACGCCCGAGGGCACCATCGCCTATGTCGACGGGCCCTATGGCACCTTCTCGATCGATCGCGAGGCGGATTCGGGCGGCTTCGTGATGATCGCGGGCGGGGTGGGCATCACGCCGCTGATCGCGAACCTGCATGCGTTGCAGGAACGCCGCGACCCGCGGCCGGTCATCCTGCTCTATGCCAGCAAGGACTGGGAGGAGATCGCCTTCCGCGAGGAGTTGCGCCGCATCGCCCGGGACATCGACCTGCGCGTGATCCATGTCATCCAAGACCCGCCCGAGGATGACTGGCCGCCCCAAGACCACGAGACGCGCGAGGGGATGATCGACGCCGATCTGCTGGCCGATCTGCTGCCCGACGAGAGCCGCGACTGGCCCCACATGCTCTGTGGTCCCGCGCCGATGCTGGAGGCGGTGCGCAAGGCCCTGCGCGACAAGGGCGTGCCGCTGGCGCGCATCGACAGCGAAATCTTCGAGATGGTGTGA
- a CDS encoding cytochrome c oxidase assembly protein: MTDAPMPYCGPAPVPGDLWSSWNLDPILIAGLAVFGAVLFWRAGPGDRGMAAVAMAGLIAAFVSPLCALTVALFSARSAHHLILITAVAPALAVAWPIARRIPARLSLAALSVAMIAWHLPSVYAAMWGSDLIYWLLQAAMLLPAWAFWSKVLARGASSSEALSGALMVGSLAGVMGLLGAVLTFAPGLLYLQHVDGAIAWGMTPLADQQLAGLIMWVPGFVPLAALAGLMLRRGWLAETRA; the protein is encoded by the coding sequence ATGACCGACGCGCCGATGCCCTATTGCGGCCCCGCGCCAGTTCCCGGCGACCTCTGGTCCAGCTGGAACCTGGATCCGATCCTGATCGCCGGGCTGGCGGTCTTTGGTGCCGTGCTGTTCTGGCGCGCGGGCCCGGGCGACCGGGGCATGGCCGCGGTGGCGATGGCGGGGCTGATCGCGGCCTTCGTCTCGCCGCTCTGCGCGCTGACGGTGGCGCTGTTTTCGGCAAGATCGGCGCATCACCTGATCCTGATCACCGCGGTCGCGCCCGCGCTGGCGGTGGCCTGGCCCATCGCGCGGCGCATCCCCGCGCGCCTGTCGCTGGCCGCGCTGAGCGTGGCGATGATCGCGTGGCACCTGCCTTCGGTCTATGCGGCGATGTGGGGGTCGGACCTGATCTATTGGCTGCTGCAGGCGGCGATGCTGCTGCCGGCCTGGGCCTTCTGGTCCAAGGTGTTGGCGCGCGGCGCATCGTCGTCCGAGGCGCTGTCGGGCGCGCTGATGGTGGGCAGCCTGGCGGGGGTGATGGGCTTGCTGGGCGCGGTGCTGACCTTTGCCCCGGGTCTGCTCTATCTGCAGCATGTGGATGGGGCGATTGCATGGGGCATGACGCCCTTGGCCGACCAGCAGCTGGCCGGGCTGATCATGTGGGTGCCGGGCTTCGTGCCGCTGGCGGCCTTGGCGGGGCTGATGCTGCGGCGCGGCTGGCTGGCGGAGACGCGAGCATGA
- the coxB gene encoding cytochrome c oxidase subunit II produces MAACGGPLSTLDPSGPAARQIATLWWVMLLGSAAITLLVGVMIWMAFRRHADPDAPRERSARFWIFGWGLGFTLTVLTLLLGYALFVGERMLARDDDTIRVGAEARQWSWSFVQPDATGQPVTTEGVLYVPAGEPFDVAITAQDVIHSFWVPQLGGKMDAIPGRTNLHRLMVEQPGTYEGLCAEFCGIGHSGMRFLVVAYDPALPLPEFLDADQLELAAQDDMTAQETRP; encoded by the coding sequence TTGGCCGCCTGTGGCGGCCCGCTGAGCACCCTGGACCCATCTGGCCCGGCGGCGCGCCAGATCGCAACCCTGTGGTGGGTGATGCTGCTGGGCAGCGCCGCGATCACGCTGCTGGTGGGGGTGATGATCTGGATGGCCTTCCGCCGCCATGCCGACCCGGACGCGCCGCGCGAGCGTTCGGCGCGGTTCTGGATCTTTGGCTGGGGCCTGGGCTTCACGTTGACGGTGCTGACGCTGCTGCTGGGCTATGCGCTGTTCGTGGGCGAGCGGATGCTGGCGCGCGACGACGACACGATCCGCGTCGGCGCCGAGGCCCGGCAATGGAGCTGGAGCTTCGTGCAGCCCGACGCCACAGGCCAGCCCGTCACGACCGAGGGTGTCCTCTATGTCCCCGCGGGCGAGCCCTTCGACGTGGCCATCACCGCGCAGGACGTGATCCACAGCTTCTGGGTGCCGCAGCTGGGCGGCAAGATGGACGCCATTCCGGGCCGCACCAACCTGCACCGCCTGATGGTCGAACAGCCCGGCACCTATGAGGGCCTCTGCGCGGAATTCTGCGGCATCGGCCATAGCGGGATGCGCTTTCTGGTCGTGGCCTATGACCCGGCGCTGCCCTTGCCCGAATTCCTCGATGCCGACCAGCTGGAGCTGGCCGCGCAGGACGACATGACCGCCCAGGAGACCCGCCCATGA
- a CDS encoding DUF2231 domain-containing protein, with product MRGKYTWKQRRRLTDPIEEHVAFDDTETKIAISGHPLHAMMVAFPIALAFSVLAVDGMYWLTADEFWPRVALWASGVGFVMGVLAGIAGTVELLMVPGIRIRSASWTHFILAVMLLSVLGLNWGFRLNDPVEAVLPWGIMISALAALMTGITGWHGGKLVFDYQIGTKRPSGT from the coding sequence ATGCGCGGGAAATATACGTGGAAACAAAGGCGCCGCCTGACCGACCCGATCGAGGAGCATGTCGCCTTCGACGATACCGAGACCAAGATCGCGATCTCGGGCCACCCGCTGCACGCGATGATGGTGGCCTTTCCGATCGCCCTGGCCTTCTCGGTCCTGGCGGTGGACGGGATGTATTGGCTGACCGCCGATGAATTCTGGCCGCGCGTCGCGCTCTGGGCCAGCGGGGTGGGCTTCGTCATGGGGGTGCTGGCGGGCATCGCCGGCACGGTCGAGCTGCTGATGGTGCCCGGCATCCGCATCCGCAGCGCCAGCTGGACGCATTTCATCCTGGCGGTGATGCTGCTGTCGGTCCTGGGCCTGAACTGGGGCTTCCGGCTGAACGACCCGGTCGAGGCGGTCCTGCCTTGGGGCATCATGATCTCGGCCTTGGCGGCGTTGATGACGGGGATCACCGGCTGGCATGGCGGCAAGCTGGTCTTCGACTATCAGATCGGCACCAAGCGCCCGAGCGGAACATGA
- a CDS encoding CopD family protein, translating into MIAALKYLHLASMLCWVAAMIALPLLLSFYGNTWRTNHGGEKRQARYAEFRLITHYGYIAFATPAAVISIAAGTALIFAADVYDLWFAAKLALVSGMALVHAWIGHFVVMSAENRGIDKMPSPLIALGLGIPLMAGVLWLVLAKPELAGLADWLPQFMLQPRGQE; encoded by the coding sequence ATGATCGCGGCGCTGAAATATCTGCATCTGGCGTCGATGCTGTGCTGGGTCGCGGCGATGATCGCGCTGCCGCTGCTGCTGAGCTTTTACGGCAACACCTGGCGCACGAACCATGGTGGCGAGAAGCGCCAGGCCCGCTATGCCGAATTCCGGCTGATCACCCATTACGGCTATATCGCCTTCGCGACGCCCGCGGCGGTGATCTCGATCGCGGCGGGCACGGCGCTGATCTTTGCGGCGGATGTCTATGACCTGTGGTTCGCGGCCAAGCTGGCGCTGGTCTCCGGGATGGCGCTGGTCCATGCTTGGATCGGGCATTTCGTGGTCATGTCGGCCGAAAACCGGGGCATCGACAAGATGCCGTCGCCGCTGATCGCCCTGGGCCTGGGAATCCCGCTGATGGCGGGGGTGCTGTGGCTGGTGCTGGCCAAGCCCGAACTGGCGGGCCTGGCCGACTGGCTGCCGCAATTCATGCTGCAGCCGAGGGGGCAGGAGTGA
- a CDS encoding ATPase, whose amino-acid sequence MIYRSAEDWRSATSRRVVLFGMSGLGKTYLASMLRGTGDWFHYSVDYRIGTRYMGEYIADNFKREAMKVPFLRELLMSDSVYIASNITFDNLAPLSTYLGKPGSPSRGGLPFDDYCRRQDQHRRAEIAALLDTRDFMERAHDIYALPHFVCDSGGSICEVVDPADPDDPVLAALERDLLLVWIKGSDAHTAELVRRFDRAPKPMYYQPQFLERAWIAYRVEKGLEPDQVNPDDFIRWTYARALAHRQPRYEAMARRGVTVLAEEVAQVRSPEDFTDLIAQAIARKEA is encoded by the coding sequence ATGATCTATCGCAGCGCAGAGGACTGGCGTTCCGCCACCAGCCGCCGGGTGGTCCTGTTCGGCATGTCGGGCCTGGGCAAGACCTATCTCGCCTCGATGCTACGCGGGACGGGCGACTGGTTTCACTACAGCGTCGATTACCGCATCGGCACCCGCTACATGGGCGAATACATCGCCGACAACTTCAAGCGCGAGGCGATGAAGGTCCCCTTTCTGCGCGAATTGCTGATGTCGGACAGCGTCTACATCGCCTCGAACATCACCTTCGACAACCTGGCCCCTCTGTCTACCTATCTGGGCAAACCCGGCAGCCCCTCGCGCGGCGGCCTGCCCTTCGACGACTATTGCCGCCGCCAGGACCAGCACCGCCGGGCCGAGATCGCGGCCCTTCTGGACACGCGCGACTTCATGGAACGTGCCCACGACATCTATGCCCTGCCCCATTTCGTCTGTGACAGCGGCGGCTCGATCTGCGAGGTCGTGGACCCGGCCGATCCCGACGATCCGGTCCTGGCCGCGCTGGAACGCGACCTGCTGCTGGTCTGGATCAAGGGCAGCGACGCACATACCGCCGAACTGGTCCGCCGCTTCGACCGCGCCCCCAAACCCATGTATTATCAGCCGCAATTCCTGGAACGCGCCTGGATCGCCTATCGCGTCGAAAAGGGGCTGGAGCCCGACCAGGTCAATCCCGACGACTTCATCCGCTGGACCTATGCCCGCGCCCTCGCCCATCGCCAGCCCCGCTACGAGGCCATGGCGCGGCGCGGCGTCACCGTCCTGGCCGAGGAGGTCGCCCAGGTCCGCAGCCCCGAGGATTTCACCGACCTGATCGCGCAGGCCATCGCGCGCAAGGAGGCCTGA